AATCTAAAGTTTTAGGTAAGAAGGAAACAATGTTACAGAATACTACACCAACCTAAATATCACGTATATAAACTACACAACTTGAGGTCGGTGCCCAAATGTAGATGTAATCCTGCGTGTATATGTGATGTCTTCACTATATTGAGATCTCAACAAAATGTAGATAAGGTCATTACCTTCCTGCAAAGGTTGAACGACAGTTTCTCAACTGTTTGCTACAGATCCTCCTCATTGACCCCCTTCCACCTCTCAACAAGGTTTTTACATTGTCTATCCAATATGAGAGGCAACTCTATCTATGAGCATTTAGAAATATGATGAACTAAGAAGACATCCACTTTGTATGCTTCATCTCAAAATAGATATGgaagaaacaaaaataataacaagGTTCAGAATCACAAACCAAATAATAAAAGCCAATCGGTATGCACCTATTGTGGAAATCCAAGACACACAGAAGAAATTTGCTTCAAGAAACATGGGTACCATCCAAACTATGGCAACCAtaacaaaaacaacaacaacaagggTTTCCAATCCAAGCGTAGAGCTAACTACGCAGCAACACAAGGTCAAGATAAAGGGGACAGTGAATCTAGTGTTGAAGATAATTCACACAATTTCTAGATAAATGAAGACTCATTCAAAATCACTCGAGACCAGTACCGAAGGGTGATCTCAATGCTACCTAAGAACTAGGAATAAGGGCCTGATCCTCATGTAACATTACGAATTCCAGGTAGGGTGGTAGTGTCAATGACTTCAACAGAAAAGAAAACTCTGGTATTATTCTAAGCTATTCATTGAGCAAATCTGCAAAAATGTTTTGGATAATCGATACAGGTGCCATAGATCATATTATTTGTGATAAAAGATATTACAGTTTATATACTAAGATTGAAAATTTTAGAGCTAGTTTGCCAAATAGGGATATAGTACGTGTATCATACATTGACATAGTTGAATTAAGTCCAAAACTTGTCCGTCGCAAGGTTTTGTGTATCCCTCAATTTGAATATAACTTCATCTCAACCAACAAATTACTATCAACGAGTAAGATATGTGATGTAGTAACTGGATGATTGTGCGTACTAAAGGAAACTACAAAATTGGAGAGGATTGGCTTTGCTAGAGAGCATGAAGGGCTTTATTACCTAGAGGAACCAACACATAGTTTCTCAAATATCATCACTATTTTATATGTTTCTTGCAAAGCCATTTTTGACATTGTAGGCTTGTTAATCCCTCTACTAAGAGGTTGAGTAGTTTGAAAATACTATGTATTGTCTCATTTCAATTCAATGAAAAGCCTTGTGACATTTTCAAAGagcaaaacaaaacaaacaacctTTTGAATTGAGTGGTAGTCATGCAAAACAACCTTTTGATTTGATACATGTTGACATTTGGGGGTCAATTAAGGATTCATATTCAAACAAGCATTACTTCCTAACAATAGTGAATGATTGTAGTCGTTACACTTGGATTACATTGATGGACTTTAAAGTAGAGGCAGGATAGTTGTTACAACAATTCTACAACTATGCCTCCGCACAGTTTGATAAAGGGGTCAAAGTTATACGATCTGACAATGGACCTGGTTCACCATGAAGGACTTTTATGCACAAACATAGATAGTGCACCAGACAACATCTTCTGAAACCCCTCAATAGAATGGAAGAGTTAAGAGGAAGCACCAAGACATAATGAGCATCACTAGAGCCATCATGATGTAAAGTTCTTTACCAAAACACGTATAGCCTAAAGCAGTGATATATGTTGTGTTCCTAATCAATATATTACCATCTATCTCTATTCAAAACAGCACACCATATGTGAGGCTATATGGTCATTAGTTTGACGTAGAGCAGTTATGAGTTTTTGATTGTCTGGCTTATGCTTCTACTCTAGATAGGCACATGAATAAATTTACAGATAAGGTTGTGCAATGTGTATTTTTAGGATATATGCATGGTGTTAAGGGGTACAAGTCGATGACTTTAACCACTaacattattttcttttccAGGCTTGTGAAGTTCTTTAAGAACTGTTATCCTTATATAGGTATGGCACCACAATAAGGTCCACAGTTCTACAGTGAAGGAGAGTTGGATACATTTAATGATACATTGCTTGATGACGAGGATAACCTCGAACACAAAGCAGACAATACACGACACCACACAATAGATACACTAGAACATAATATTGACCCTCCTCACAATGACATTGACCAACATTCAAACACAAACACAACCCACATTGAGAACATCAATTAGACCAAAATACCCACCTTCCTACCTCACGGACTATCATGTAACCCTTATTCAAGGAACATCAATGCCTCAATCCTCTAAATCACCTCATACAATTCAACTTACAACTACCAAACAAGTTTTTCTATCAGCATCACATGTCAGACTAAACCACCCTAGCAACAAGCCATGAATGAAAGAGACAGGTAGGCTGCAAATGAGTCTTCAAAAATTAAAGCACAAGGCCCATGGACCTATTGCAAGGTTCAAAGTCCGCATGGTGGCTAAGGGCTTCATATAACTAGAGGGAGTTGATTTCAATGCTACTTTTTCCCCTATAGAAAAATTCACCACAATTAGAACCATACTAGCCATTGCAGCTCCAAGCCTTTCCCGATTTAGATTTGGGCGTCTTGTTCAGACTCGCGGAGATCGAGCTTCACTAGCTCACAAATTTGCTTCAAGAATTGCAGCCAATGCCCCCTCCACCAACTCTGCTCTTTTGTGATAACACGTCAACAATGcacattgcaaaaaaaaaaaaagtattccaTGAGAGGACTAAACACATTGACATCGATTGTCATGTCATAAGAGAACGAGTTCAATCTGGAATGATACGTTTGATGCCTATCCCATCAGCGCTTCAACTGGTCAATCTGTTTACTAAAGCTCAACATTCGCCTTAGTTGCGTTTTCTGCTATCCAAACTTGGCTTGTTCAACCTGTACCAAGTCAAGTTTGAGGGAGACACATGATAATCAATTGAAAAAAATCTCAAATAGGTACCAACTGTAACCCTAATTTATCTCCAAATTTCACTGTTTCAAATTACCTTTTAGCAGCATTCCAGCTTACCACCTCATACGACATCCTCACCTGATGCATTCTCTCCTCATCATGCTGCTATCATTCATGCATTGTACCAATCATTGAAAGACATGCCTCAATTTGTTATTTTGGCTGTAACTGTTTTCTTGGTTTGCTTTCTTTATATTCCCTGCTCTATAATCCTCTTGCTTCAATGAGAAATTAAAAGATTTCATTTGAATCCTTCCTCGTTCATCTTCTTAGATTTCTCGAGATTTAAATCAGACGGAATCAAATACCaatttttcttattcaaatccgATTCATTAGATGTGTGCCTAAACAAATTGGAGGGGTACACAAGTTTGAATTCTTCCCATTCTATCTTAGTGGAAGATGTGTTGTTCAATTAGTATCGAATCTTCGATTCTTACTCAATTTTATTTGTCCTTTTATATAAAAGAAACTTGTTTTTATCTTAAGTATGAATGTATGGTCTTTTTCATAGCTAGGCAGAACACCACCACCAAAGCAAACAAGAATGCTTAGGTGTCAAACAAGTATAAGCTAGCTAGCTAGCTTTTTTTGAAACATAAACAATAATAAACCCAAGACTTGTTTTGTTTGTGTTAACATCAACTTAGATATGCAATAAGATTTCATTCCTTGACATAATCTTGGTACTTTAGATTCCCTTACCTAATAAACAAATGTGAATACAAGAAGAATCCTATAACAGATATCATCATCacttttgaatatttttatttgatgGACTAATTAAAAGaagttttaaatttattaaattatcacAAGGCTCTAGACTAAATTTCAAGTCATCATAAACTATGACTTGTGAATTCCAACTAATCATCTCGTAAaatacaataaatattttaaataatattaccaCACAACGAATTTAATGTTCGTGAGTATTAGAGATAGtaataaaaagctatttttGAACTAACTTAAATTTTTAGTTCAATTAGTTCATCGACAGTCAGACACCCTTTTAAATAGATCATAAGGTTTGCATTAGGGTCTCATTTGGTAACACCGCATTTTGTTTTATCAAACACCATGTTATTTTTAAAGTGATTTCTAGTAAACCGAAATATAATCATAACTTCTGATCGTTACCCAAAATATGAGACAAAATTAAGAACTCTGATATCAAACATAAACATTCTTTGTACATATGATTAATATACATTGGGGAAATAATgtaatttaagtaaaattgtgcCATGACCAAAGGGCAGGAAATTGTTCTTGAATGGGTTCTAACTCTAAGTATTGATCACTATTTATGTAAGGATCATCAATATCAATATAAGAAGTCTGTGGAAGTTGCACCCAGCTGGCATTATTATCAGCAAGCAATGAGTTTTGTTCTTCATTAGAATTTGATGGTGCCATTGAATAATTTACAGCTTCAAAATCATCCCTTGATGATGAGTTCTGAGCTTGCCTTATATTCTCCATCTCTTCCTGTAGGCTTGGCTTTCCCTTATATTTCAGCTTACAAAGTCTCCATTCCTTAATTACCATGGAAAACAATAACTCAGTGATTCATTTTATGCCATATATACACCCTTAGCTACTCAACTTTGAAGTACTAATACGAGAACATAAAAGTCTCTAAACTTTGAAATACCAGTTGACCAATATAAATACCGGTTGACCACGTGAAATATTGATAATTCGCATTCTGTGTTATCATGTTAGTAACTTTAAAGTTGAAAAACCATCGAGTTAGTAAAGGGGTGTGATTTACCGGTATTTCACCTGGGTATTTACATTGGTCCATCGATGTTTATTTAGATTTTATGTAATTAGTATTTATGATAATGTAATGCCTATAATTTTCAAAAgacataattaaataatttaatttatgccTCTTAACCAGTTATTGCCTAGTTGGTTAAGGTTGGGCGTTTTATCTTGTACTGGTTGCACCCAGTAGCAGTGGCAAGGGGATTGGAGCCATGCTTGAGAAGTATGGTTTCCAGCCGCGAGGGAATGCTCTAGCACCCCCATACCTTCCCCTACCTATAGTAAAGTTAAAAACTTTTATATTCGGTTTTGAAGTTAAAATATAGGACTCCCCGGTTTTCTCTTCTGCTCCCCCTGGGTGGAGTGGTTCCGGACAGCTAGGAGTGCTCCTGCACCCCCAACCTTCTCTTTCCACCATCTTCGTATATCAAAGTTCATAAACTTTTATGTTCGGTTTTGAAATCAGCACAAAGTAATAAAAATAGTACCGTTGGATTGGAATGGAGGgtatactcatgcatgatccaGTTAGTCTTGATGGCATTGCTTCGACTAGTACCATTATCTCTATACCTGTGGAATGTTAAAGGCCTCTTGAGTCCAACAACATTTCCATTTACATAAACTTTCTTAACATGGCTAGTTGCTTTCCACCATCCTCTTCCTGCTACTTCCCTTGACTCGTTTTCCTTTTTGTAATAATAGTATCTCTCATCTTTTCCTACTGCTGCACTTTCATTCCCTGAaccaaaaaaaagtaattaaatatttattacaACCATATTGTATATAAGTAGCTAGCTACAAAGAAATTAAGATAAGAATAGGAATATACAATGAAGAAGATGGGGTTCATGCTCATATATGTTGATGTGTGTAATGAAACTTAGAGAAGACATTTCTTGGGAGGAAGCTTTGTGGAGTAGGATTTCAATGAGCTCTTGGTCTGTTGGATTGAATCTGAACCCGTATTGTGGcaccatcttcttcttctttctctcctaTTCAATCACACTTAATCTTACTTGAATCTTCTATTTAAAAGAGGAagcaaaaacatatatatatatataaataaagacaataataataatcttGAGAGGTTGATTTCTTCTTTGCAACCTTACCATATACGTCAACTTTGTTTTAAcagaacttaaaaaaaaaaaaaatgttttcaaatGGGGTTTGAGgttttcgttttgctaaaaGATGATCGTTTAGATTGATATTATAAAAGTAACCGTTAAGGAATTTAAAGtggaaaatttcaaaaattaaagttatttagtaCCACTTTTATTATGaaacaaaattttatattttccaaaatcattgtttttggatttttcccTCTCTAAACatttacagtaaaacctcgataaatcCATATCCTTGGGAccgaaaaaaatattcattaaacgagattatttatttatcgataaatgaataaattattcatttatcgataaatcaatatttattattttatagattatttataatgaacaatgatgatggaaatgatcCAGAGCCACCAGATGATAGTTGCGTTGTCGCAAATGTATCGTCAAAGGAGGGTCTTTCAAGCAATGATCAGcttaaacaactacttgctacaacatgagcaaaatataccaGAAGTTGTATTTGCACTATAAAAAGTTAAGGAtggtgttcattttggtttaggtggaaagaaaaaacaatcaactatagatgtattttttcagaagaaatgacttctaattgattgattgaaaatttttggtctatatatatatatatatatatatatatatattgtatgtaatccaataattattaatttatattgtaTGTAACTATTGGACAATAAACATTGGAatgttaaaaaacacataaatcaagacaaaatatttaatgtttggaccaaaaaactaaattaaaagtttttgaaAACCAAAacgatttatattttgaaaaaaattgactttctaaAACGACTTATATAATGGGACGGAGAGAGCGTTATGAAACGGAGAGAGTTAATtcaacataaatatataaacatctaataaagttttactaattttatatgaaaaaagtctcatatatatataaacatctaataaagttaaaaattctctccatatatatatataatatagggAGACACTATAATTACTTTGTAATCTCTACCaacattttcttttatcaattaCCAAGTAATTTCTAATAACAACTATGAGCCATCCAAAGATTATAAATGATAAGAAGAAAATTTACAATTGTCAAAGAGAAAGCAtagattaaaattgaaaattcatataatatatagttagaTTATATTTTGATTGAAATTAACAAGATACGGATGATATCCATTGATTTTGATATGCAAATATAGATGAAAGGAAGGTCACTGTAGGAGATATATGGTATGACAAATATGCAAAGTTGTTGGGGAACAAATCTTTCTCATCTCTAAAATCACACATATTTCATAAATGTATCACAACTTTAATGTGAAAAATAttagtatttcttttatttttatattctacatcttgaatatatttttattttatttcttcttcACATATATTTCAGGATAAATAATTTTGGATTTTGCTATTCACCGCcaccaaattacttatcaccgtccGTCTtggacatttttgccctttttcatttttccattaaaaaaactCAATATCCTCTCTCTCCCGAGCCAAAAATTGGATTTCTAAAAAATGGACCCAAGAACGTCGAGGAAATCGAATAACTGCAGTTCCTATTTACATTAATTGAAATTCGTCTCCAAAAACTAACTGATCCAatcagtatatatatataaaaaaaaatcatccaaatTGGCCTGGACGGGTGATTCACACCATCTGGTTAGGCAGAAACGGAGATCACCCGTTTCCGCCTAGGCAGAAACGAGTAGTTCATCCGTTTCTGCCTAGGCCAGCTGGTGTGAATCACTCGTTTAGCACATATTCAACGAGTTTTGTCTCCGAATCTGGAGACGAATCTGGAGACGGAACTTGTGTTTTCGAttcgattttcaaataaaaatacttaTCCGAGGAATCATTAATCTTTTTCCTCTACCGTGTTTAAGTTCCATGAATATAGTTCGGGTTTTTGAATTTCAAAGaaatttgagagaatttcagtttttgagtttaaaaaatgaaaagggcaaaagtGTCCGAGAGAGagtggtgataagtaatttgagtAATTTGGGGACGGTGAACAACCTCCACATAATTTTTTACATTATAATCTCTATTATTCAAACATATAATAAGAATCTGTTGCAAATTTAGATTGTATTTTAGAAATTTTGTATtttatgattatatatatatatatagtaaaccATCAGTTGgcccataaaaataaaattttatttgtaattatatttaaataaaagtaTATAGTATATTTATATCAAAGTTTA
The window above is part of the Euphorbia lathyris chromosome 3, ddEupLath1.1, whole genome shotgun sequence genome. Proteins encoded here:
- the LOC136221757 gene encoding NAC domain-containing protein 55-like, with the protein product MVPQYGFRFNPTDQELIEILLHKASSQEMSSLSFITHINIYEHEPHLLHWNESAAVGKDERYYYYKKENESREVAGRGWWKATSHVKKVYVNGNVVGLKRPLTFHRYRDNGTSRSNAIKTNWIMHEYTLHSNPTEWRLCKLKYKGKPSLQEEMENIRQAQNSSSRDDFEAVNYSMAPSNSNEEQNSLLADNNASWVQLPQTSYIDIDDPYINSDQYLELEPIQEQFPALWSWHNFT